ACGCCATGATCGCCGCCCGCGATTCTCGCCGGGATCACGCCCGAGCGTGCACGCCCAGGACGCTTCCGAGAGTTTTCGTATATGTTTTTTATGCTTCCATTGTATCATacatttttgtcattcatgtaataaataacattcgtactcgctttattatatctttttacgtgatatgtgctgtgatatattgttcattctgttgtatatatgtgtgacttgatcctggcacatatataattgctcggtttatgtccttttgtaaaccgggtgttacactggaTTTCATAAGTATAGCTTGGGAATGGGTATGAGCAAGAGAGTTTTTCCTAGTTTTGTATTTTCAAATTGAAAACTTCCAAGACCTTGAGGCAAGAACTAACATAACTCCACGTCATTATATCATAGAAAGCAATAAGTAAGCAATCAAGTGATCCTAAACCTGAGTTCTGGAGGCATTTCGGTacttgcataagaaataaatCTTAGTATATCATGGTTGTGAAAAGATTCCAACTCTTCCTAGTCATTTCATTCAagtatttgatttgattttaattatcatgaatttgaatgaaattGCATGAAACCAGAAAGGAACATGGAGTAGAAGTGGCAAACCGTGCGTACGCGAAAGGGGGCCAGAGGTTGGCCGACaggtgaggccggccagcctaggagaGGCTGGCCGGCTTGGGCCTGTGGCCACTCTCGGTGACTCTTTTTGAACAAGCTCAGGCTCGGTCCCTTCTGCTCCAATGAGGGTGGTTTTGTAGtttctccaaaaatctcaggccggccggcctagtttGAGCCGCCCGGCTTGCATTTTCCTctagaatttatttgaatttttctgACATCTTGTGCTCATCTTCCGTGTTTGATCTTGCTACACAATGGTGAGACATGAGAGCAaggggtgtggttggcacacacatGTGCACCAACCACATAAACACAAGGAGAAAAAACTTGAAACTTTATTTTATTCGAAAGGGAAATGGGGGTGTTGCTGATTATAAAATTAAACTAATGAAGGAAATATAGAAATGAAAGCACCCAAGACTAAACCTAATCTAAACCTACACCTACTTGGGATCCGGGGATCTATAGAGATCCTCGTTCCCGGTCGCCTTCGCAAGGCGCTTGATCTTGGAACAGACCGCCTTGCGAAGGGTGTCTACGCTATCCCCCAACTCCATTCGATCTATCTCCGTTTCGGCTACGCGCATGTTGTTGAGGCGTAGCCGGAGAGTAGCAAGCTGCTCACGGAGAGAGGCAACGTCattgggctcctcctcctcctcctcctcctcgtcgtcgtcgtcatcggagtCAGTGTAGGCGTGGACCTCGATCAGTCCACGGATCGGTGGTGGTCGGATGTGGCAGCGCACCGAACTCGGCGGGAGATCCATGCCGGTACGGTCCAACAGGGGAGTGAGCACCTTGCCCCTGCCAACCTTTGCCCCTGTCATGCAGTGGCGTGGGGGGCTTGGGCTAGCGGGAGTGTACTCCGGGGAGTACGTCGACATGTCCTGCTGCACCATCTGTAGTGCAACGACCTGTGCGACACGTGCCCCGCTCGACGACGTCCCCGCATGCTTTGTCATGACCTTTCTAGGGGAAATAACCCCCGTGGTAGGTCGTGTCGGACTGCGCGTGCGGGAGCGCACGAGGGCCCTCGACACCGGGCCCTGGACCGAGCACTCCATCGAACTGGGGGATGAATGGCCtcaggtgaggccggccggccccccataggccggccggcctggggctggcGCCCCTGGCCAGCCGGCGACAATGGCGAGAACGCGGCGATCTCCACCGGCTCCAAAATCCGAATGCTGCTTGATGAGACCCTGGTCTGGTTCGATTTGGAGGGAACTTTGGGAGTGGGTGTGTCCATGGCCTCGGATCTGGGAGTTTTGGGTGAAGTTTGCGAGGCCATGATGGTGATCTCAGAGAAGGGAATGGAGTTCAGGATGGAAACTAGTGAATGGCTCTAAACTGAGGAAGAGAGGGGAACCTTTCGGTTTAAATCACCTCATCGGCCTCCGAACACTTAGGATCAAAGAATTTGAACCTTAGGCGATGTTGCACGAAAGGATGAGGCCGATCGGCCGCggagctaggccggccggcttggggtAGGCCGATCGGCCCCACCCTGTCAGGTGTGGGCCCCGAGCTTCTAGAGGCTTCTCTAATTCCTTTCCCTTATCGGGTGTGTAGGTGGTTTTGTCCAGAAATGGgaagaaagaaatagaaagagaaatcTATCCTAAGATAAGGCACGTTTTAGGTATGTGACGACTGTAGATGATTATTCTATCTCGGTAAGCTCGTAGACATCTACTTCTTCGAGCTCGGGAATTTTGGGCTCGAGGAATATTCTCAATCTATGGCCATTGGCCTTAAAAACATTCCCGTCATCGTCCTGGAGGGTTATGGCGCCATGGTCAGCGGCGTTCAAAACTAGGAAGGGGCCTTCCCATTTGCTCCTAagcttaccatgaccaaacagGCGAACATGAGAGTTGAAAAGGAGTACCTTGTCCCCTGCCTTGAACTGTTTGATCTTGATACGCTTGTCATGCCATCTCTTTGTTTGCTCTTTGTAGAGCTTAGAGCTATGGTaggccttctccctccattcatccaattcagccaaCTGGATTTGTCTCTTGATTCTGGCTGATTGGAGATCCATGTTCCACATCTTAATAGCCCAATGTGACTTATACTCGAGTTCAACTGGCAAATGGCAGGTCTTGCCATAGACTAGTTGATACGGTGTCATACCAATCGGCGATTTGTAAGCCGTTCTATAAGCCCGTAGTGCCTCAGGTAGTTTGTTTTCCAACCCTTCCCCATGCCATTGACCATCTTCTGCAAgatattcttgatttgcttattagacgtctctgcctgaccacttgtttggggatggtatggtgTCGCGACCCGGTGGTCTACTCCTAGCTCGCTGAGGCACTTCCTGAAGGTTCTgtcaatgaagtgtgagcctccatcgctGATCACGACTCTTTGAACTCCAAAGCGAGGAAATATAATTTCCTGAAATGTTTTCCTAGAGCTCCTCgagtcggccgcaacacaaggaagtgcttcgacccatttggacacgtagtccacagctaccaagatgtattcgcattgctCCGAGATTGGGAAGGGACCCATAAAGTAGACTCCCCAAACATCGAAGATATCCACTTGAAGATTGCTCTTCAGGGGCATTGCGTCTCGAGAATTGATATTCCCGTGTTTTTGGCATCTTGGGCAACGCCGCACAAATTCCTTTGCatctccatacatgtttggccaaaagaatccactttgccaaacttttgcatgggtcCGGAAAGCTTCGTAATGTCCTCCATAgggtgaggagtgacaacgctCTAGGATCTTGCGGGTCTCACATAATGGGATACAACGGCAGAGTAAACCATCTGCGCAGACTTTGAACAGGTATGGGTCATCCCAAAAATGGAATCTGCTGAGGTGAATCaatttcttcttgtcttctcccGGAGGTATGTACCCAGTCACCATAAAGTTCACTAAGTTTGCGTAACATGGACAAGATGAGGTGACCTTCAGGGGAGTGTCATCTCTCAAGTAATCATTGATCGGGAGGTCCGACCCTTATATTTGCATCCTTGAGAGATGGTCTAACACACAGTTATTTGCTCCTTTCTTGTCTCTTATCTCCAGATCAAATTCTTgtaggagcagaatccaacggaTAAGTCGTGGCTTGGTGTCCTTCTTGGTTAGAAGGTACTTTTGTGCTGCGTGGTCCGTGTACACAATCACCTAAGCACCGACCAAGTAAGACATGAACTTGTCCATGGCGAATACTACTGCCAGGAGTTGCTTTTCCATTGTGGCGTAGTTGAGTTGAGGTCCGGTCAATGTCTTACTTGTGTAGGATATAGCATAGTGTTGCTTATCTCTACATTGACCGAGCACTGcgcctacggcgtagtcgcttgcatcgcacatgatctcgaaaggaAGCTTCCAATCGGGAGGCTGAATGATGGGTGCGGAtacgagtgccttcttgagggtgTAGAAGGCCACGAGGCATTCCTCGTCAAAGTTAAACGTGGCGGTTTTTGCCAGCAGGTTGGTTAAGGGTCTGGCTATACGGGAGAAGTCCTTAATGAACCTCCTGTAGAAACCAGCATgacccaagaaactcctgactCCCTTGACATTGGTCGGGGGTGGCAATTGTTTGATAACATCGATTTTCGCCCAGTCCACTTCTATCCCTTTGCTCAGACACTCTATGTCCGAGAACAATTCTCTCTCTAACCATAAAGTGACACTTTTCCCAGTTAAGAACTAGGTGTGTCTCTTGGCACCTCTTGAGAACCTTTTCTAAGTTCTCAAGGCATTGAGTGAAGTCTTTGCCATAGATGGAAAAATCGTCCATGAACACTTCCATAATGTGCTCGATCAATTATGTCTGAGAAGATTGctatcatgcacctttggaatgacACTGGTGCATTGCATAAACCAAAAGACATTTGCCGATAGGTGAACGTACCGTAggggcaggtgaaggtagtcttgcTCTGGTCATCGGGATGGATAGGAATCTGATGATAACCGGAGTATCCATCGAGGTAACAAAAGTACGAGTGCTTTGCCAACCGTTCAAGCATCTTGTCGATGAAGGGAagagggaagtgatctttccggGTTGCCTTGTTGAGCATCCGGTAATCGATACAAATTCTCCATCCGGTCACTGTCCATTGAGGTATGAGCTCGTTCCTCTCATTACGGACTACCgtcatgcctcccttctttgggacTACTTGGACTGGGCTGACCACTCGCTATCTTGCACGGGGTATATAATGCCCGCGTGCAGCAACTTGAGTACCTCcttcttgactacctccctcatcgcatcattAAGCCGTCGTTGATGTTCTCGTGACGGCTTATGTTCCGGCTCCATTGGAATGCGATGGGTGCAAAGATTGGGGCTGATCCCCTTCAAGTCTTGGAGAGAGTATCCTATGACGGACCGATACTTCTCTAAGACTGCAATGAGCCGCCGAGTTTCACTCTTTGTCAGCTTGTCACTGATGACAACTGGAGTGGCTCTATTGTTGTGGAGGAATGCATACTTCAGACCAGGAGGCAGCGGCTTCAGCTCAGGTAGAGGAGGTTGCGGTATCTCCTCTCCGTCAAGCCTACTTTTGCCGGCCGGATTTGTTTCCTGGGCGCAGTGTGAGACATCTTCCTCAAGAATGGGCTGAGTTAGCTCTTCTTGGCCGATGTTCACTGCATCCTCCAATGGGTCTTGCTCCGGCCTAGCCTCAGCAATGGTGTTGCATGAGCGAACTAGGCTGACCGGGACTTTCTCTTTTCCAACCTTAACCTCGAGCGTAGCTCGGTCTCCATTCGGATTGACAAGGGGCTCTATTGGCTGACCAATCAAGACGAACTCCTCACCTTCCGGGATATCGA
This portion of the Panicum virgatum strain AP13 chromosome 2N, P.virgatum_v5, whole genome shotgun sequence genome encodes:
- the LOC120662463 gene encoding uncharacterized protein LOC120662463, whose amino-acid sequence is MDLQSARIKRQIQLAELDEWREKAYHSSKLYKEQTKRWHDKRIKIKQFKAGDKVLLFNSHVRLFGHGKLRSKWEGPFLVLNAADHGAITLQDDDGNVFKANGHRLRIFLEPKIPELEEVDVYELTEIE